In a genomic window of Brettanomyces nanus chromosome 1, complete sequence:
- a CDS encoding uncharacterized protein (BUSCO:EOG09340CZK), whose translation MATITSAAPYLSLLVDSNPQLKTYALESLNTVADELWAEIANYITEIEELYEDHSFARRQLAALLASKVYYNLGDYEAAVKYALLAGSELDLSKKSEYVETIVSQCIEQYIHLSQTRFSEKSVLIEPQLASIFEQMVSKCVVDGDPRLALGISLEGYRLDLVDKILRDAKGKSDDETRSLVGYVLSAITTTSDIALKTKCLSQLAEILLSLANPDYFLLTKIVVQLNDSKLVYRVFKGLLALPSNASIAYQIAFDLVGAASQQLLAQVTASIEDTDTSSQANNMLLRILSGVPTCDLDLTFLSDNNAADSQIMTATRKSLDGRNSLFHSAVSFTNAFMHAGTTDDSFFRSNLEWLGRSSTWSKFSATAAFGVIHRGNLSQGRNILEPYLPGSTSSPYTNGGALYGLGLIYAGQGKEVLDYLRKQVVDNSDNADNKDADVVLHGGCLGTGLAAMGLADPQVYEELKAVLYADSAISGESAAFAMGLVMLGSGNAEALHDMFTYAQETQHETIVRGLVVGIALICCGKENAAEPIINKLLQHQDANLRYGGCFALALAYCGTSNKTAIRRLLHVGVSDSSDNVRRVAVMALGFVLLLDYQNVPTVVELLSQSHNAHVRYGAAMALGISCAGRALQSAIDVLDPLSKDSVDFVREGATIAKSMILIQQTEKTYPNIKEFREQLASTVSNKHEESLARFGAALAQGILDAGGRNVTIQLENHQTNTLNTKAIVGLVMFVQFWYWFPLAHFLSLSFTPTAIIGVTDHLKVPKLKINCHCPPDVFGYPPKVESQVKQQTEKVTTAVLSTTARAKARAALKAKNKKDDDDDDDDDKMDVDEKKEDTDEKNVEGKKEEKKGDEEDRAKKPSLSNEELQSPTLLSLYVQKPYQLDNMTRVVPAQLKYITFSKDERFTPVRKFRGISGIVVLNDSKPSQKFEKIKTVRERTNTDAPVPEPFTIDPATDKGLFEIPEDDQ comes from the coding sequence ATGGCAACAATAACCTCTGCCGCACCTTACCTTTCGTTATTGGTTGACTCGAATCCCCAGTTGAAGACCTATGCTTTAGAATCCTTAAATACTGTGGCCGACGAGCTCTGGGCAGAGATCGCCAACTATATCACTGAGATTGAGGAATTATATGAAGATCACAGTTTTGCTAGGCGTCAACTGGCTGCTCTTTTAGCTTCCAAAGTCTATTATAACTTGGGGGATTATGAGGCTGCCGTTAAGTACGCTTTGCTTGCTGGCTCTGAATTGGATTTATCCAAGAAGAGCGAGTACGTGGAAACCATCGTGTCTCAGTGCATAGAACAGTATATTCATCTATCGCAAACGAGATTTTCTGAGAAGTCTGTTTTGATTGAACCTCAACTTGCCTCAATTTTTGAGCAGATGGTCTCCAAATGTGTCGTCGATGGAGACCCTCGTCTAGCATTGGGTATTTCTCTTGAGGGATACCGGTTAGACTTGGTAGACAAGATTCTTCGTGATGCCAAGGGAAAaagtgatgatgagacACGTTCCCTTGTCGGCTATGTACTCAGTGCTATTACAACCACGAGCGATATTGCATTAAAGACCAAATGTCTCAGTCAGTTAGCAGAGATTTTGCTTTCCCTTGCCAACCCTGATTATTTCCTCCTTACAAAGATTGTTGTGCAGCTCAACGACTCGAAATTAGTTTATCGTGTTTTCAAAGGTCTTTTGGCCCTTCCATCTAATGCTTCTATTGCTTATCAAATCGCATTCGACCTCGTTGGTGCTGCATCCCAACAGTTGCTAGCTCAAGTGACGGCTTCCATTGAAGACACTGACACTTCTTCACAGGCCAACAACATGCTCCTTAGAATTCTTTCTGGAGTGCCAACTTGTGACTTGGACCtcacttttctttctgataATAATGCTGCGGACTCTCAAATTATGACTGCTACCCGTAAGTCCTTAGATGGTCGCAACTCCTTATTCCATTCTGCTGTGTCGTTCACCAATGCATTTATGCATGCCGGTACAACTGATGACTCTTTCTTCCGTTCCAATCTGGAGTGGCTAGGCAGATCCTCTACATGGTCCAAGTTCTCTGCCACTGCCGCTTTTGGTGTCATTCACCGCGGTAATCTTTCTCAAGGTCGTAACATTCTTGAGCCTTATCTGCCTGGTAGTACCTCGTCTCCTTATACCAATGGTGGAGCACTTTATGGTTTGGGTCTTATCTATGCTGGCCAAGGCAAAGAAGTTCTAGACTATCTTCGTAAACAGGTCGTGGACAATTCTGATAATGCCGACAACAAAGATGCAGATGTCGTTCTTCACGGTGGTTGTCTTGGTACGGGTCTAGCCGCTATGGGATTGGCCGATCCTCAGGTGtatgaagagttgaaggcCGTGCTTTATGCTGACTCGGCTATTTCTGGTGAATCCGCTGCTTTTGCAATGGGATTGGTTATGCTAGGTTCTGGAAATGCAGAAGCTCTTCATGACATGTTCACCTATGCTCAGGAAACTCAACATGAGACCATTGTTCGTGGTTTAGTGGTTGGTATCGCTTTGATTTGCTGTGGTAAAGAGAATGCTGCCGAACCAATAATCAATAAGTTACTTCAGCACCAGGATGCCAACTTACGTTACGGTGGCTGCTTTGCCTTGGCTCTTGCCTATTGTGGTACATCCAATAAGACTGCTATCCGTCGTTTGCTCCATGTTGGTGTTTCCGACTCATCCGATAATGTGCGCCGTGTTGCCGTTATGGCTCTTGGTTTTGTCTTATTGTTAGATTATCAGAACGTTCCTACCGTTGTGGAACTCTTATCTCAATCTCATAATGCACATGTTAGGTATGGCGCTGCCATGGCACTTGGTATCTCTTGTGCAGGCCGTGCTTTGCAATCAGCTATAGATGTTCTAGATCCactttccaaagactcTGTGGATTTCGTGCGTGAAGGTGCTACCATAGCCAAATCAATGATTTTAATTCAGCAAACAGAGAAAACTTATCCAAACATCAAGGAATTCCGAGAACAACTTGCATCTACCGTATCCAATAAGCATGAGGAGTCTCTTGCTCGTTTTGGTGCTGCTTTGGCTCAAGGTATTCTTGATGCCGGCGGACGTAACGTGACAATTCAGCTTGAAAATCACCAGACGAATACTCTCAACACCAAGGCCATTGTGGGTTTAGTCATGTTTGTACAGTTTTGGTACTGGTTTCCACTAGCACACTTCTTATCTCTTTCGTTTACCCCAACAGCTATCATTGGTGTGACTGATCATCTCAAGGTGCCGAAGTTGAAGATCAATTGTCACTGCCCTCCAGATGTGTTTGGCTATCCACCCAAAGTTGAGTCTCAAGTCAAGCAACAGACGGAGAAGGTTACTACAGCCGTGCTTTCTACAACTGCTAGAGCTAAAGCGCGTGCTGCTCTGAAGgccaaaaataaaaaggatgatgatgatgatgatgatgatgacaagatggatgttgatgaaaagaaggaagatacagatgagaagaatgttgaaggcaagaaggaggagaagaaaggagatgaagaggatagAGCTAAGAAACCATCCTTATCTAATGAGGAACTTCAGAGCCCAACGTTGCTTTCTCTGTACGTTCAGAAGCCTTATCAGCTTGATAATATGACTAGAGTGGTCCCTGCACAGCTTAAGTATATTACTTTCTCCAAAGACGAACGGTTTACTCCAGTGAGAAAGTTTAGAGGAATCAGTGGTATTGTTGTTTTGAATGATTCTAAACCTAGCcagaaatttgaaaagatcaaGACTGTCAGGGAGAGAACCAATACAGATGCGCCAGTGCCAGAACCTTTTACCATTGATCCCGCTACTGATAAGGGCTTGTTTGAGATCCCTGAGGATGATCAATAG
- a CDS encoding uncharacterized protein (EggNog:ENOG41~BUSCO:EOG09342O0H), whose translation MPNKRSSSEVAVGSSKRHKTEPIVAVVDADSVMVDKAIQSGSLANNNKSNHPRSDDDGESDNESDSISADDSADDMSSDSSSDSSSESSDNTDTETDTDDSNVSDKARRKLSEREKFELTSKYRKLDEELQKQRPKVALEGGMSLVSESLNKVDQLFEHTKTSVQADIMAKDASTLREIGFQANVATKNMKLARSEKLLDFNEFAMRFNRKFGLENSGGRVVNERGELPKVNWIEVSLLMGRFSYRATTCEFLLGPLELAKKQRQTRQRLEDDSRSAATRTANAADADEMASREKSDTTAINSEKLYKKIRTLNLGKIPLFEVFIDPKSFGHSVESLFYTSFLINNGKVILLKDKETGMLYIQEANKETEEKLHRFIDRDLSKSHVIFNLDQETWKKLVDTYNIKSSLI comes from the coding sequence ATGCCTAATAAACGGTCTTCTAGTGAAGTAGCTGTGGGCTCATCTAAAAGGCATAAAACGGAACCCattgttgctgttgttgatgcAGACAGTGTAATGGTGGATAAGGCCATTCAATCTGGATCACTAGCGAACAATAACAAAAGTAACCACCCTCGTAGTGATGACGATGGTGAGAGCGATAACGAAAGTGATAGTATTAGTGCTGATGATTCGGCCGATGATATGTCAAGTGATTCGTCTAGTGATTCGTCCAGTGAGTCGAGTGACAATACTGATACAGAAACAGATACGGATGATTCCAATGTATCGGATAAAGCCAGACGTAAATTGAGTGAACGGGAAAAGTTCGAACTTACGTCAAAGTATAGAaaattggatgaagagCTTCAAAAACAGAGACCAAAAGTAGCGTTGGAAGGAGGTATGAGCCTCGTTTCTGAGTCTCTTAATAAGGTTGACCAGTTGTTTGAACATACAAAGACAAGCGTGCAGGCAGATATCATGGCCAAAGATGCATCTACTCTTCGTGAAATTGGATTTCAAGCCAATGTGGCAACTAAAAATATGAAGCTTGCTAGATCGGAAAAGCTACTTGACTTTAACGAGTTTGCCATGAGGTTTAATCGCAAATTTGGTCTCGAGAATAGCGGAGGGAGGGTAGTTAATGAAAGAGGTGAATTGCCCAAAGTCAATTGGATTGAGGTTAGTTTGCTTATGGGAAGATTCTCTTACAGGGCTACTACCTGTGAGTTTTTGTTGGGACCGTTGGAGTTGGCCAAGAAACAACGGCAGACCAGACAGCGGctagaagatgattctcGGTCTGCCGCAACGAGGACAGCAAATGCTGCGGATGCTGATGAGATGGCTAGCAGAGAGAAATCCGACACTACAGCTATAAACTCAGAGAAACTCTATAAAAAGATCCGGACTTTGAATTTGGGTAAGATTCCATTATTTGAAGTGTTTATTGATCCTAAGTCATTTGGCCATTCTGTGGAGAGCCTTTTCTACACAAGCTTTCTCATAAACAATGGTAAGGTGATACTTTTGAAGGACAAGGAGACAGGTATGCTTTACATCCAGGAAGCCAATAAAGAGACAGAGGAGAAGTTGCATAGATTCATAGATAGAGACCTATCAAAATCACACGTGATATTCAATCTCGACCAAGAAACTTGGAAGAAGCTGGTGGATACTTACAATATTAAGAGCTCTCTCATATAG
- a CDS encoding uncharacterized protein (BUSCO:EOG09343PVL), protein MFVGLTGTLASGIDRVAGYLVNELGFRLLTLNDDTPDRSVDLNLFRSFETITELYSFATSHWSENFVIIKDLTSSDLEKFLKRPFFLLVSVDAPIICRYERYRKSQVDKTLTLEQFISKSEGLKYGNDCRLLQNIEKAHLKLINNSRNQESLYKQLAALDFKDTERLRPAWDSYFMSLANLAALRSNCMKRRVGCVIVRENRVIATGYNGTPRKFRNCNEGGCPRCNHGDSSGVGLSTCLCLHAEENALLEAGRDRIGSSATVYCNTCPCLTCSIKIVQTGIHEVVYSQSYSMDTLSSKVFRQSGVIIRQFIPAKSGIVIID, encoded by the coding sequence ATGTTTGTCGGACTTACGGGTACACTAGCTTCTGGCATTGATCGGGTTGCTGGATACCTTGTTAATGAACTGGGCTTTCGTCTTCTTACTCTTAATGATGATACTCCTGATCGATCTGTTGATTTGAACTTGTTCAGAAGCTTTGAGACCATTACTGAGTTGTACAGTTTTGCTACTAGTCATTGGTCTGAAAACTTTGTTATAATCAAAGACCTCacttcttctgatttggagaagtttCTCAAGAgaccttttttcttactAGTATCTGTGGATGCTCCGATAATTTGCCGATACGAGAGATACAGGAAAAGTCAAGTAGACAAAACTCTGACATTGGAGCAGTTTATATCGAAATCTGAAGGATTGAAGTATGGAAATGATTGTAGGTTACTTCagaatattgaaaaagctCATCTTAAGCTCATCAACAACTCGCGGAACCAGGAATCTCTCTATAAACAGCTCGCAGCACTAGATTTCAAAGACACGGAGAGATTGAGACCTGCCTGGGACTCCTACTTCATGTCTTTGGCGAATTTGGCAGCACTTCGATCTAACTGcatgaagagaagagtgGGTTGCGTGATTGTACGTGAAAATAGAGTTATTGCTACGGGGTATAACGGTACTCCTAGAAAGTTCAGAAACTGCAATGAAGGTGGATGCCCTAGATGTAATCATGGAGACTCTAGTGGTGTTGGTTTATCCACGTGTTTGTGTTTACATGCCGAGGAAAATGCATTATTGGAAGCTGGTAGAGATAGAATTGGCTCCTCTGCCACCGTTTACTGTAATACCTGTCCCTGTTTAACATGCTCTATAAAGATTGTTCAAACTGGTATTCATGAGGTGGTTTATTCTCAGAGTTACTCGATGGATACTTTAAGTTCAAAAGTGTTTAGACAATCGGGCGTAATAATACGACAGTTCATTCCTGCGAAAAGTGGAATTGTGATTATTGATTAG
- a CDS encoding uncharacterized protein (BUSCO:EOG09341M1B), whose protein sequence is MESHMESHNKDKRESRRKDRKGGGLHNGKLGFEMKKLDREHREAVESATKTDLLLQEEAGFMEAEGMERTYKFRQNDIVKEVDVGTAKKGFNLKLDQYGPYTLDYTRNGRELLIGGRKGHVAAFDWQLGKLDCELFLNETVHAVKFLHNDQFFAVAQKKYTFIYDRTGTELHKLKQHIDCTLLDFLPYHMLLATAGNSSHLRYHDVSTGELVSDLRTKLGPTLAMRQNPWNAVMHLGHGNGEVTLWSPSMSTPLVKIQACRGPVRALAVNRDGRYMAVTGADKTLKIWDLRKLKEIGSYYTPTQASTVDISDRGLLAVGWGPHLTVWKDTLKQNQKSPYMNHMIPGSEVQTARFVPFEDILGCGHNNGISSLIVPGAGEANFDALEVNPYETSKQRQESEVRSLLNKLQPDMITLDPDVIGTVDKRKPQQRLTPSDLSELREKEKAIPGKTGEEIDGLILSSSTGKNSRLRRMKRKQRKNLVTERSKRVEKALQKEKDLRKRKWEADQGVKQKKDVLSETLSRFD, encoded by the coding sequence ATGGAATCTCACATGGAATCTCACAACAAGGACAAACGTGAAAGTAGGCGCAAGGATCGGAAGGGTGGAGGTCTTCACAATGGAAAACTTGGTTttgagatgaagaagttagATAGAGAGCATAGGGAGGCAGTTGAGTCTGCAACAAAAACAGACCTTCTCttacaagaagaagccgGATTTATGGAAGCGGAGGGAATGGAAAGGACATACAAGTTTCGCCAAAATGATATTGTGAAAGAAGTCGATGTTGGTACTGCAAAGAAGGGATTTAACTTGAAGCTGGATCAATATGGACCTTATACTCTAGACTATACAAGGAATGGCAGGGAGCTCTTAATCGGAGGCCGTAAAGGACATGTCGCTGCTTTTGATTGGCAGTTAGGAAAACTTGATTGCGAGCTGTTTCTCAATGAAACTGTTCACGCAGTAAAGTTTCTTCATAATGATCAGTTCTTCGCTGTGGCACAGAAGAAATACACATTCATCTATGACAGGACGGGAACAGAGCTTCATAAACTCAAGCAGCACATTGATTGCACTTTACTAGATTTTCTACCTTATCATATGTTGCTAGCTACTGCTGGTAATTCGAGCCATTTGAGGTATCATGATGTCTCTACAGGTGAGCTTGTATCCGATCTTCGAACCAAGCTTGGGCCCACTCTTGCTATGAGGCAGAATCCCTGGAATGCTGTCATGCATTTGGGCCATGGAAACGGAGAAGTTACACTTTGGTCACCGAGTATGTCTACGCCACTAGTAAAAATTCAGGCATGCCGTGGTCCTGTGAGAGCGTTGGCTGTCAATAGAGATGGAAGATATATGGCTGTTACTGGTGCTGATAAGACGCTAAAGATTTGGGATTTGAGGAAGTTAAAGGAAATCGGTTCCTATTATACACCTACTCAGGCCAGCACTGTTGATATTTCGGATAGAGGATTACTTGCGGTGGGATGGGGTCCACATTTAACGGTATGGAAGGATACTTTGAAACAAAACCAGAAGTCTCCGTATATGAACCATATGATTCCTGGCTCGGAAGTACAGACAGCTAGATTTGTTCCTTTTGAGGATATATTGGGATGTGGTCATAACAACGGAATTTCCTCTCTTATTGTGCCTGGTGCTGGTGAGGCTAACTTCGATGCTTTAGAGGTGAACCCTTACGAGACCTCAAAACAACGACAGGAGTCTGAAGTGAGATCGCTATTGAACAAACTTCAACCTGATATGATTACTTTGGATCCTGATGTTATTGGTACCGTAGATAAGAGAAAGCCTCAGCAGAGGCTAACTCCCTCAGATTTGTCAGAGCTACGcgagaaagagaaggccATTCCAGGAAAAACAGGTGAGGAAATTGACGgtttgattctttcttcctcgaCGGGCAAGAACTCTAGattgagaaggatgaagagaaagcagagaaagaatctAGTTACCGAGAGATCGAAGCGTGTTGAGAAGGctcttcaaaaagagaaggacCTTAGAAAACGTAAGTGGGAAGCTGATCAAGGTGttaagcagaagaaggatgtGCTTTCGGAAACTTTGTCAAGATTTGATTAG
- a CDS encoding uncharacterized protein (BUSCO:EOG09341ZHC): MSLQQFILSNRNFKNSRLESLYSDFCHLHESNIEGYRANIAAWKTLLLDLIENHNDLLDQDDRVCLCGKILIQQLTVNDGTLTYKPRGLDKVIDSMVNDDHTLIPYSEFDKKPVDVTGNGDGLLRSIVSSFFGSGYCNYTSDFRSGTGSLDGSLKSSEKYISPKRLRKMSKEVKELFKGQKNAYRLEHLYDLCKNKLNQSRFDFDCCIKFLSRDTEEIKVDGDVISILRTDESEELDFKNLEAIANLNYAIYTIQKYCSTKLTEVCDIDAKIRELVKQKQHNMAKSQLRLKKAMEKQLNTSQAKLEKLQMVQMMIEEAHNNIVTLKTLESNSSLLKKLNRQVGKDTELDELLNEYGSAIDETNTISEKLGGVNDEGDDIEEELKTMEKQEKEKEKEKEKEDIKPLQSVSDLEERFKNLKLPKEKSLTDLEEDFQSEKPKAEPLLEA; encoded by the coding sequence ATGTCTCTTCAGCAATTCATTCTCAGCAACAGGAACTTTAAAAATTCCCGATTGGAGTCTCTTTATTCTGACTTTTGTCACCTCCACGAATCGAATATTGAAGGATATAGGGCCAACATTGCTGCCTGGAAAACACTTCTTCTAGATTTGATTGAAAACCATAATGATCTTTTGGATCAAGACGACAGAGTATGCCTTTGTGGCAAAATCTTAATTCAGCAGCTGACGGTGAATGATGGTACGTTGACCTACAAGCCAAGGGGTTTGGACAAGGTAATCGATTCTATGGTGAATGATGATCATACCTTGATTCCATATTCTGAGTTTGATAAGAAACCTGTGGACGTCACTGGTAATGGGGACGGTTTGTTGAGATCAATCGTAAGTTCTTTTTTTGGTTCTGGATATTGCAACTATACTTCAGACTTCCGATCGGGTACAGGATCGCTAGATGGTAGCCTGAAATCCAGTGAAAAGTATATTTCTCCTAAGAGGTTGAGAAAGATGTCAAAGGAAGTGAAAGAACTATTTAAGGGACAGAAAAATGCGTATCGCTTGGAGCATTTATATGACCTTTGCAAGAATAAGCTAAACCAAAGTCGGTTTGACTTTGATTGTTGCATCAAGTTTCTTAGTAGAGACACggaagaaataaaagtAGATGGAGACGTGATAAGCATATTGAGGACTGATGAATCCGAGGAGTTGGACTTCAAAAATTTGGAAGCTATAGCCAATTTGAATTACGCCATATACACTATTCAGAAGTACTGCAGTACAAAGCTGACAGAAGTCTGTGATATTGATGCCAAGATACGAGAGTTggtgaagcagaagcaacaTAACATGGCAAAGAGTCAGCTTAGACTCAAAAAAGCCATGGAGAAACAGTTGAATACAAGTCAGGCgaaattggagaagttACAGATGGTTCAAATGATGATCGAAGAAGCTCACAATAATATAGTAACACTAAAGACCTTGGAATCTAACTCCTCACTTCTCAAAAAGCTCAACAGACAGGTTGGTAAAGACACTGAGCTTGATGAGCTGTTGAACGAATACGGAAGCGCGATTGACGAGACCAATACGATTTCTGAGAAGCTTGGAGGGGTGAACGATGAAGGcgatgatattgaagaagaattgaaaacgatggagaagcaggagaaggagaaggagaaggagaaggagaaagaggacATCAAGCCTTTGCAATCTGTCAGCgatcttgaagaacgattcaagaacttgaaacTACCGAAGGAGAAGTCTTTAACGGACTTAGAGGAAGATTTCCAGTCAGAAAAGCCGAAAGCCGAACCTTTACTAGAAGCATAG